The genomic stretch CAACAAAGCATGAAAGTTGACGGGTGATTCGGAAAATTCACCGGCCATTTTCATATAAAGTTAAGCAATCAAGCTGAATACAAATGTATTCTTTTTCACGTGATCCGTCAAGAGTATTTTATCGCTGTTCCAGCATGCACCATATCCCTATCAACGTAATCAAAACAACACGATACATCCAATTTATTGTAAAGCAAACAAAAACCAACAGAACACGCTGTGGTACGGAGGTCGAAACGTGACAATGAAACCTCTTCTCATCCGGCAATTTGTAGGCTTTATCTTTTTATCTTGCTTTGCAAAGTTGAATTGCAGTAGGTTTCGCCATTCCCACAATCACACTAAAAACGGGACAGAAACGCGGGTACGTGTATCCCGCTGCACTGTACCCGCTTTTGTACCCGTTTCATGAAATAAATCTAACGAAAGATAATATGTGGACAAACATGGAAGAGAAGACAAAGAAAAACCCGCACACCTTTGCAGGCTGCGGGTTTTATCGAACATCCACGAAAGTGGATGGAATATACATGGTGCCGGAGGTCGGAATCGAACCGACACGGGCGCAAGGCCCGCTGGATTTTGAGTCTGACTTACAACGCATTCCTCCTTTAATCTAAAGTTGACTTTTTCTGTATGATTATGTATATAACATATGAACGGTTTGTACAGCTCTTACCGTTTATGGCTATATATTTAGTTCTGATGTCCCCTATATGTCCCCCGGATCAGGAGGCGGATCATGGCAATCAATATCAGATGCTCATGCGGAAGCGAATCAAATTTATCAATGAAGCAATGCCGGGGATGCGGTGAAACGTTCCCCAAAAAAGGAAGAAAGTACAAAGTTGTCGTTCGGGCAAACGGTAAAAAAATCAGCAAAACAGTACCCAATCTTGAGCTTGCCCGTGAAGTTGAGCGAAAAATCAAACTTGATATCGTAAGAAATGATTTTGACCTCAACCGAAAGAAGAACGCCCAACAGTTAAAGACTGTCTGGAATGATTATTTCGTCTGGGCACAATCAAACAAGAAATCGTGGTATACGGATCTTCTGAACTACGAAAAACACCTTGCCCCCTCCCTCAGCAACAAGCCTTTAGATAAAATCAGCCCGTTCGACATTGAAGCAATTATGCTGAACATGAAACGGGGAAGAATCCAGCCAATAAGAAATACGCTCCTGCCACCATTAAACATCAAATAGTATTGCTGCAACGGCTCTACTCACACGCTATCAAGAAAACGGGCTATTCCGGGCCTAATCCATGCCTGAAGGTCGATAAACCGACTATTGATAATGAGGTCACCGAATTTCTGACCGACAGCGAACTAAACAGGCTCATGAAGACCTTGAATTCATGGCCCGACAAAATGATTGCCGGAATAGTCAAATTTGCTATTTTAACAGGACTCCGAAAGGGTGAAATTCTCACCCTCACATGGAATCACGTTAACCTTGAACAAAAAAGTGTTTACCTGAAATCCCCAAAAGGAAAGAAGAGTATCACTCTTCCCTTGTCAGAGAACGCCTGCTCTGTTCTCCAAGGGTTATCGCGTCATGATGAATCACTGTATGTTTTTCATCACTGGCAGGGGAAACCATATAATGACGTTAGAAAATCGTGGCTGAATATCAAAAAACAAGCAGAGCTGCCGACCGCCTTTCGTTTTCATGGGTTACGGCATAGTTTCGCCAGTGCCCTGGTATCAGCCGGTACAAGCCTGCATATTGTTTCAAAACTGCTTACCCACAAAAATACCAAGGTAACAGAACGATACAGTCACTTGTCAGATAAGGCTCTGCGGGATGCCCTGAAACTCTCCGATACACTCCAGCAGAAAAAAGAACCTGCTGAAATCATCTATTTGAAACAGCAACAACATGGCTAAAAAGAAATCAGATTACAGCCGAATGATTCAGCTCGGTGAGTGGTTAGAGGCATTTATAGCCCCGAATATCTCGTATTGGCAGCTAAAAAAATTAGCCCATGAGGCTATCAATATTCTTAATATCGACCTTCAGCTTGACGACTCAGATTTAACACTGCAAATAAGCAAAGAAATTGAAAGCCTGCCAGAGGAACAGCGAGAGAAGTATATAGACCCTGAGCAGCACCATGAAGTTTTTTGCGTCCGAAATCACATGAAGAGGAAATGCCCGCTTCTGAAGCCGATAAAGACGAACCGTCTCTCCACCCTCTTCAGGGTTCGTCGTCCATTGAAATTGACTCCGTAACATACCACATAATTCACACCATAGACTTTGCATTTAATCTCATCCATGACAAGGAATGGGAAGCCAGCCTCAAGCCTGTCGCTGATCCTGTAGAGAACTTTCTTGAAAAATATGATCATTGTGTCAACTTAGCATTAACAACCTATACGGAAGTATCCGGGGAGCCGCACAACGACCTAATTATTCCGACATTGTATGAAGAAGCTGAATACGGAGTTAAAACAACTCATATCTGGGCACAAGGCTTTGAAGATTACTTTGACCAAAGTCAGGAGCTGAAAGAGCTGATTGGAGAATACGAAAAACTTTCAAAACCATATGACATCGTTAAATTAAAAAAATGGCCCTCAAAGATTGAATCAAAAATCTTCAGACCATACCAACTCCGCCCGGTAATCAAACACCTTCTTTCCGGCATTGCCAACTATTCAAAAGACTGGGATTACTGCATAAAATATATCAAAGAAAATGAGTCCGAACTTTATATAAAGACATTAATCGTAAGATACAATCTGCCCTTGATTCGGAATCTTGACACTCTATACTCTGAACTCGTTGAACGGCCAGCCTTTAAAGAAGGGACAATTAAGATAATCAGGCATTTCAGCCAATCTCACAATGATTACTTTCTTTATGGCCTTCCGACTGTCTTTCCCTGGGCTGTGGTTGTATCTCGAATATTCTATGATTTCTTCCTCCTTGGTGGCGAAGACTACATGAACACCTGCCAGCAATGCGGACGCTTTAACATCACCCATCGTAAAGGCCGAAAGAAATTCTGTTCAGATACTTGCCGCCTTGACCATTTCAAAGGAAAAAAACAGCAACCGACAGACTGATTTTTTCAAACACTCCCTTCCCCTTCTCCATATCACCTTTCCCCTTTTTCTTACTGCCTTTCCGCCACGTCAATTCCGACTCATCCCGATTTGACGAAACAATATTTTCCCTTTCTTTCAATTTAGCGTTTTCATTCGGCACGTAAACAACGGGGTTCCGCCATACAACACAACGGTAAACTCGAAACAATCACTATTACCGTTATTATCTATTTTCAATACTATAAACGCTTGACACTCTTCGTACCGTTCCTTATTATTCCAGATATAACCAGCAAACTTTATAATGAGGTAGACAATGGAACTGATCGCAGTAGGGCAGGCGAAACCGGGCGAGCTTCCTTTAGCCAAGAACACTATTTACAAATTCCACAGCACCAAGCGACACCCGGAAGTGATTTTCAAAGTAAGCGGCAAGCTGTTCTTTGACATGGCTGCATGGAGAAGGTTGGTGGAAGAATCACGACAGCGGGAAATTGATGAAGCCGAACGGTTACGCAAGGTTTCCATTTAAGTATTTGGAAATAATAACAGCCACAAAACTAATGAGCGGCCTTGTTGATGAAGAACAAAACCATATGGTTTGACAACAGGGTGCGCCGGTCTCCGGCCTTCCGTTCACTCAGTAGGTGGTCAATGCTGGTTTATCTGGATTTTCTTGCCAAGCGGCAGATGGAAAAAGGAAGGATGCAAAAAGGTCTGATGATTGGATCATTCGGAATAACGGAGAAATTGTTTATCCGTATGCCGAAGCCGTAAACAAAGGAATCGGTCGCCGTGAATTCCGCAACGCCATTGATGAGCTGATGAACAAGGGCTTTCTTGACATCACCCATCACGGCAGCGGCGGACGTTCGGGAGATATGACCAAATATTTTCTTGCTGATCGCTGGAAGGACTACGGCACCCCGTCCTTTCGACCGCCGAACAATCCCCGGCCTAAAGATACCAGGAACGGCAGAGGCTGGAACGCCTATCATGAAAAACGAAAGATCGGTAACAAATCTGTTACCGAAAAAGGGGTATGGAATGACAGAATTGCTACTCCAAAGGATGATTCAGCAGGATTTTCAAGTAACAAATCCGCTACTTCATACAAGGGTTATTTCACAGGCAACCATACGGAACATAAGAGCAAAATGCACTTTCTCAGCTTCCGACCTTTGGAGTAACAAATCTGTTACTATTCTATAAGTACCACTCTGTCCCCTCCTTATGCAGCCTGTCAGGATCAGCAGGAGAGAGAACAGCACAAAGGCATGTTGCCCGAATATCCGCAGATGAGTTGAGCAATGGGAAAACGTCATCCAAACCCGCGACGGGTCAAAAAGCATCGAAGCTATACCGTGGAAGAAGTGGCCGAACTGTTCGGGGTTCATAAAAACACGGTGCGTAACTGGATCAAAACCGGACTCAGCGTCATTGACAGCAAACGGCCCATGTTGATATTCGGTCAGGAGCTGGCGAACTTTCTTGAGGCCAAACGCACCAAGAATAAACGACCCTGCAAACCCGGTGAAATGTATTGCGTCAAATGTCGCACCCCGAAATTTCCAGCTGAAGACATGGCAGAATATTTTCCGGACACGGAGAAAGTCGGCAACCTTCAGGCCATATGCCCGGACTGCGGCACCATGATGAATAGGCGGGTCAGTCTGGCAAAAATCAACGCTTTCATGAACAAACTCGACATCGACTTTCCGCTGAATCTGCGACACATAATTAACAGCACCGCCCCCGCCGTAAACAGTGACTTGAAAGAGGGGATAAAATCATGACGAAATACAACCCGGACAACGAACGAATCAAACGAAAATATTTAACCTTTCTCAAGGAGGCCAAGCAGCACAGCGAACCCACCCTTGACGGGGCAACAAAGGCCCTGAACAGGTTCGAGACATACAGCGGATTCCGTGATTTTAAGAAGTTTCACTTTGAGCAGGCAATCGCCTTTAAAAAGCATCTTGCCAAGCAGAAAGGGGAGAAGTCCGGCAGGCCCCTGAGCAAGTCAACCATGCATTCCACGCTCTCACAGCTAAAACGTTTTTTTGAATGGCTCTCTCAGCAGACGGGCTATAAATCGCGTATTCAGTACACTGATGCCGAATACTTCAACCTCTCCGAAAAAGACACCCGGATTGCGACGGCCAGACGGGAAAAGGAGTTTCCGACCCTAGAGCAGGTCAAACATGTTCTTGAGACCATGCCTACAGACAGCGAGATTGCGCGGCGTAATCGTGCCCTGATTGCGTTTATTCTGCTCACCGGGGCAAGAGACAGCGCGGCGGCTTCTCTCAAGCTGAAGCATGTGGACATGATCCAAGGGCGGGTTTTTCAGGATGCGCGGGAGGTGAAGACCAAACGAAGCAAGACCTTTTACACCTATTTTTTCCCGGTCGGGGATGAGATTCAGGCGATTGTGGCCGAATGGGTGGAGTATCTGCGGAATGAAAAACTGTGGGGCAATGACGACCCGCTGTTTCCGTCCACCCGTATTGCGGTGGGATCATCTCGACATTTTGAAGCGGTCGGGCTGGAGCGCAAGCACTGGAGCACGGCAAGCCCGATCCGCACCATTTTCAAAGATACCTTTACCGCTGCCGGGTT from Candidatus Electrothrix communis encodes the following:
- a CDS encoding tyrosine-type recombinase/integrase; the protein is MTKYNPDNERIKRKYLTFLKEAKQHSEPTLDGATKALNRFETYSGFRDFKKFHFEQAIAFKKHLAKQKGEKSGRPLSKSTMHSTLSQLKRFFEWLSQQTGYKSRIQYTDAEYFNLSEKDTRIATARREKEFPTLEQVKHVLETMPTDSEIARRNRALIAFILLTGARDSAAASLKLKHVDMIQGRVFQDAREVKTKRSKTFYTYFFPVGDEIQAIVAEWVEYLRNEKLWGNDDPLFPSTRIAVGSSRHFEAVGLERKHWSTASPIRTIFKDTFTAAGLPYHNPHSFRNTLVQLGEQVCKTPEHFKAWSQNLGHEQVLTTFLSYGEVAGQRQGRLSGTWQNHRGTSRRKLPTLQKSCSKS
- a CDS encoding helix-turn-helix domain-containing protein — protein: MGKRHPNPRRVKKHRSYTVEEVAELFGVHKNTVRNWIKTGLSVIDSKRPMLIFGQELANFLEAKRTKNKRPCKPGEMYCVKCRTPKFPAEDMAEYFPDTEKVGNLQAICPDCGTMMNRRVSLAKINAFMNKLDIDFPLNLRHIINSTAPAVNSDLKEGIKS
- a CDS encoding site-specific integrase — protein: MLQRLYSHAIKKTGYSGPNPCLKVDKPTIDNEVTEFLTDSELNRLMKTLNSWPDKMIAGIVKFAILTGLRKGEILTLTWNHVNLEQKSVYLKSPKGKKSITLPLSENACSVLQGLSRHDESLYVFHHWQGKPYNDVRKSWLNIKKQAELPTAFRFHGLRHSFASALVSAGTSLHIVSKLLTHKNTKVTERYSHLSDKALRDALKLSDTLQQKKEPAEIIYLKQQQHG